The Georgenia sp. TF02-10 genome window below encodes:
- a CDS encoding Trp biosynthesis-associated membrane protein: MSRRAARGGAHETGAGGAGDRATARAARPARRTVVLAALVLAGLLLAVGALPWADGQAPTVLAVEPVSVSGTTAVPALAGAALVAGAAALAAGLGRRVAVTVAGVALLAAGVGAAVAVADFLADPAAPLLAAAAELSGVRQLQGLATTTPWPYAAVVLAVGLAGVGVVTLVVGRRWAVAGRRYERPARPRTPAADERTRAMDDWDALGRGEDPTAGR; encoded by the coding sequence GTGAGCCGGCGGGCCGCCCGGGGCGGCGCCCACGAGACGGGCGCGGGCGGGGCCGGTGACCGGGCGACGGCGCGTGCCGCCCGGCCGGCGCGCCGCACCGTGGTCCTCGCCGCGCTCGTCCTCGCCGGGCTGCTCCTCGCCGTCGGCGCGCTGCCGTGGGCGGACGGGCAGGCGCCCACCGTCCTGGCCGTGGAGCCGGTCTCGGTCAGCGGCACGACGGCGGTGCCGGCGCTCGCCGGTGCCGCGCTGGTCGCGGGCGCCGCGGCCCTCGCCGCCGGGCTGGGCCGACGCGTCGCGGTAACGGTCGCCGGTGTCGCGCTCCTCGCCGCCGGTGTCGGCGCGGCCGTCGCCGTGGCCGACTTCCTCGCGGACCCGGCCGCGCCCCTGCTCGCGGCGGCGGCCGAGCTCAGCGGGGTGCGCCAGCTCCAGGGCCTGGCGACGACGACGCCGTGGCCCTATGCGGCCGTCGTGCTCGCCGTCGGGCTCGCCGGGGTCGGCGTGGTCACCCTCGTCGTGGGACGCCGGTGGGCGGTCGCCGGCCGGCGCTACGAGCGCCCGGCGCGTCCCCGTACCCCGGCCGCTGACGAGCGGACCCGCGCGATGGACGACTGGGATGCGCTCGGCCGCGGCGAGGACCCGACGGCCGGCCGGTAG
- a CDS encoding HGxxPAAW family protein: MPQPPARQTYKLPTHAAYSNHGRTPAAWVLMIGCCLGVLIVGLGLILTLRWVLIAGLVVIAVSLVASLVMRGMGLGQAPQEQPGKRDGDWYSD; encoded by the coding sequence ATGCCCCAGCCCCCTGCCCGCCAGACCTACAAGCTGCCCACCCACGCCGCGTACAGCAACCACGGCCGCACGCCGGCCGCCTGGGTGCTCATGATCGGCTGCTGCCTGGGCGTCCTCATCGTCGGGCTGGGGCTCATCCTGACCCTGCGGTGGGTGCTCATCGCGGGCCTGGTCGTCATCGCCGTGTCCCTGGTCGCCAGCCTCGTCATGCGCGGGATGGGGCTGGGGCAGGCACCCCAGGAGCAGCCCGGGAAGCGGGACGGTGACTGGTACAGCGACTGA